The sequence GACATGGGCATGCGTGCGGCGCTGTCCGCGGCATTTTTTGATTTCGACGATCCGGTCCGTGCCGAAACCATGAAGCGGCAGGTCATGGATCTGCACGCCGCCAGCGTCGCGTTTCCGGACCGGATTCAGTTCATTCTCGGGCCTCACGCCATCTACACCGTGTCTTCGGACTCCCTGCGCTGGCTGGGGGAATACGCGAACCGGCACGGTCTTCTGGTGCATCTGCACCTTTCCGAGACGCAAAAAGAGGTTGAGGACTGTTTGGCCAAACATGGCAAAAGGCCGGTGGAGTATCTGCACGAGCTGGGTCTTTTGGCCCCGAACCTGATCCTGGCGCATGCCGTGTGGATGACCGGGAAGGAGATGGAGCTGCTGGCCGGGCACGGGGTGCAGGTCGTGCACTGCCCGGTCTCGAACATGAAGCTGTGTTCCGGGCAGTTCGACTACGCCGCCATGCAGGCTCATGGCGTCACCGTGGCCCTGGGTACGGACGGCTGTTCCTCGAACAACAATCTGGACATGATCGAGGAAATGAAGATCGCCTCTCTGCTGGCCAAGGTCACGTCCATGGACCCCACCGTCTTTCCGGCCCAGGAAGCTCTCGACGCGGCCACCGTGAACGGGGCGCGCATGTACGGCCTGGATGCGGGGTGCATTGCCTCGGGCAAGCTCGCGGATTGCATTCTGGTCGATCTGGAGCATGTGCGCATGGTCCCGAACCATCACCTTGTGTCCAACCTGGTCTACAGCGCGAACAGCTCCTGCGTGGACACGACCATCTGCGACGGCCGGGTGCTCATGCTCGGCGGCAAGGTCGAAGGCGAGGAAGAGATCCTGGCCCAGGTCCGCGCGACATTGGCCCGTCTGAATGCTCCGCGTGAGCCTGAGGGGGACGCATGCTCCTGATCTACACCGGCAACGGCAAGGGCAAGACCTCTGCCTGCGTGGGGCAGGCCATCCGCGCCTTGGGGCAGGGGCTTGCCGTGGCCTTCGGGCAGTTCATGAAGCGGGGCGATCTGGCTGGTGAACAGACCATGCTGGCCGAATTGCTCGGAGAGGATTTTCTGGCCTCGGGAGCGGGCTTCTTCCGGGACAACGACTTTGACACGCATCGCGAAAAGGCGGCGCAGCTTTTGCGATGGGCGGATGCGCGCGTGGAGCAGGGCGTTGACATGCTTATCCTCGACGAGACCCTTTACGCCCTGCACCATGGCCTGCTCCTGGAAGAGGAGGTGCGGGGGCTCGTTCAGCGTTGTCAGGACCGAGGCTGCCATCTGGTCCTGTCCGGGCGCGGCGCTCCGGCCTGGATGGTGGAGCTTGCCGACATCGTCTCGGACATCACCGAAGTCAAGCACGTCTACGCTAAAGGCGGCAAAGCCCGGCGGGGAATTGAATTTTAAAGGACGCGCGCCGGCTGTTTTTTCAATCGCCTTTCCCCAGATTCTCCGCTCTGATGACGACATTTCCGCACCCCGGACATACGCCCCGGCGCAGCCTGTTGCGCAGGATCGTGAAGCCGTTGCGCTCCACGACCATCTGGCCGCAGCCGGGGCAGATGGTGTTCTCCAAATCCGATCCAGGCACGTTGCCGACAAAGACATGAGAGAGCCCTGCGGCTCGTCCGATATCGTAGGCCCGCTTCAATGTATCAAGAGGCGTGGGAGCATGCCCCTGCATCTGATGGCAGGGGTGGAAGCGCGAGACGTGCCAGGGCGTATCCTGGCCCAGTTCGTCGTGCACGAAACGGGCTATGTCGCTCAGTTCCCCGTCCGAGTCGTTAAGCTCCGGGATGATCAGGGTTGTCACTTCGATGTGCCAGCCCAGTTTTTTCATGTGGACAAGGTTCTTCAGCACCGGCCCAAGGCGCGCGGCGCAGATGTCGCGATAAAAATCGTCGCGAAAGGATTTGATGTCGATGTTGACGGCCTGGATCAGGCCACCCAGCGCATCCAGGCATTGCGGGCTCTGGAAACCGTTGCTGACCATGATGTTGGCCAGCCCCGCCTCTTTGGCCAGGGTCGCGGTTTCGAGCATGAGTTCGAAGAAGATTGTGGGCTCGGAATAGGTATAGGCGATGGACGCGGCTCCCGACGTCTGCGCCATGCGAACGATCTCCCGTGGGGGGATTTTCTCTCCGGTCAGCGCCTTGCCCTGCCTAGGGGGCTGCGAGAGGCTCGCATTTTGGCAGAACGCGCAGGCCAGATTGCAGCCCTGGGTGCCAAGAGACAGGGTCTTGGTTCCGGGCAGGAAATGAAAGAGAGGCTTTTTCTCCACCGGATCGAGGTTTAGGGCCGCGACCTTGTCGTGCGACAGGGAGAAGAGCGTGCCGCCTCTGTTCTCGCGTACCCCGCACTGGCCCCGGGCGCCTTCCTCGATGCGGCAGAAATGGGCGCAAAGCTGACATTGCAGCGTATTTCCTTCCAGGGGGCGCCAAAGCAGCGCGGGCGTGTCCATGTCTTACTCCTTGATGTGGATCTCCGGAACGATGATGACGGGGCCAAGCTCGGAATCTTCCTCCGGGGGCGCCGGCGGCGGAGTGACCAGCATCAGCGAGCCGTTGTCCGGGTCTGACTGGATGAGTATGCTTCCGGCATCGTTTTGGTTTCCTGCGCCGCCGACCTGCATCACGGTATCCTGTCCCTCGCCGGAATCAATGATGATGCCTGCCAGGGCCGCCTGGGCGATGAAAAGGAAAAGAAAGCCAGGCACAAGAACCGACCTTGCCAACGACGTGTTTTTTGCTTTACTTGGTCCATCCGTGAGTTTATGCAACGTGGCCTCCAGATGAAGAACGATTTGCAGCAACGTAGCTGGTTGAAGGCGAAGAAACAAGGAGTTGTACATGTCCCAGCGAGACAAGGCCTATAAGGATGCCGGAGTTGATATCGAGGCGGGCAACACGTTCGTTTCCCGGATCAAGTCTCTGGTAGCATCGACCTATACCAAAGGCGTTGTCAACGATATCGGCGGTTTCGGCGGTCTTTTCAAGCCGTCCATGTCCATGGTCAACGAGCCGGTGCTGGTGGCGTCCACCGACGGCGTGGGCACAAAGCTCAAGCTGGCCTTCATGTTCGACAGGCATGACACCGTCGGCATCGATCTGGTGGCCATGAGCGTCAACGATATCATTGTCCAGGGTGCGCGGCCCCTGTTCTTTCTTGATTATTTCGCCACGGGCAAGCTCGACATCGACAAGGCCGAAGCGGTCATAAAGGGCATAGTAGACGGCTGCAAGGAAGCCCAGTGCGCCCTCATCGGCGGCGAGACCGCCGAGATGCCGGATTTCTACGCCGACGGGGAATACGACCTGTCGGGGTTCTGTGTCGGCATGGTCGACAACGACAAGGTCGTGGACGGCTCCAGCATCGGCGTGGGCGACATCATCATCGGTTTGGCCTCCTCGGGCGTTCATTCCAATGGGTATTCCCTGGTGCGCAAGCTTTACGCCCAGTCGGGGATGCAGCCAACGGACATTTTTCCCGGCACGGACCAGACCGTGGCCGAGGTTCTGCTCACGCCTACCCGCATCTATGTCGAAGCCGTGCGCAACGTCATGCGGGACTGGGAGATTCATGGCATGGTCCACGTCACCGGCGGCGGGTTCTATGACAACATCGTGCGCATCCTGCCCAAGGGCGTAACTGCGCAGATCCGTTTCGGCTCCTGGAGCATCCCGCCCGTGTTCGAGTGGCTGCGGACCCAGGGGGATCTGAGCTGGGAGGAGATGCTGCAGATCTTCAACAGCGGCATCGGCTACATCATGGTCGTCAAGAAGGATGTGGCCAAGGATGTGGTGCACCGGCTGGGCGCCCTGAAGCAGGACGCCTGGATCATCGGCGAGATTGTCGAGCGGGCCGAAAGCGAGGAGCAGGTCCGCATAGATTTTCCGGTCGCCGACGCCTAGCATCGCCAAAGATCTTTCAAGAACAAGCAAACCCCCGCAACGGATTCCGTGGCGGGGGTTTTTTTCGGGGCGCGGAAAGCGGATTTTCCGGGTTCGGCCGGGTGTCTAGGTCCAGAGCAGCGGCGTGCCGTTTTCGAGATAAGGATTGAAATAGCCGTAATTGATCCAGGGGCAGGCCTTTTTGAGTCGCTTCATGAAATTCCCCAGACCCATGGACGGTTCTGTCGGATCTCCCACGCAACCCAGGTACAGTTCGGGGTCAAGACTGAGGTTGCGCATCTGGATATAGTCGGGGCGGGCCGAAGAGACGAGGCCTGTCAGGGCTTCAAGCTCGCTCTCCACGTCATTTACGCCGGGGAAGAACAGGTAGTTGAGCGACACGAAAAGTCCGTGTTCCTTGGCCGTTGCGATGGTGCGGCAGACATCGGCGAAGGTGTAGCCGTGCGGGCGGTAGTAGCTGTTGTAGACGGATTCGCGCGCGCTGTTCATGCTCACCCGGATGGAATCAAGGCCGGCTTTGGCCAGGCCGGGGATGGTGTCCGGCAGGCTCGCGTTGGTGTTGATGTTGACCGTGCCCCGGCCCCCGCTGCTACGGAAGAGGGCGATGGCATCGGTCAACAGCGCGGCCTCGGTCAGGGGTTCGCCTTCGCAGCCCTGACCGAAAGACATGACCGGATTCTTGGCCCGCTTGGAGTGCAGTTGCATGATCTCGACAATTTCTTTGGCCGTGGGTGTGAAATCAATGCGATTCTGAGAGGACGGAAACCCCGAGTCCACCGGCTGATGCGAGATGCAGCCGTAGCAGCGGGCATTGCAGGTTCTGGCCGTGGGCAGGGGCGCTTCGAAGCGGCCCAGGGCCAGGTTTTTGGCGGCGGGGCAGCAAAAGGTCAGGGCGCAGCGCGAAAGATGCGCGATCAGGCGGTTTTCGGGATAGCGCTTGAGCAGATCCTGGGCACCCTTGGTGATCCGTTCCGGAGCAACCTGGGTGAAGACCTGCCTTCTGTCCTTATCGACCTGGGTGGCCGCGACCCAGAATCTGTCCTTGGCAAAGCCGATGGCTCCGTAGGCGAACAAGGGCAGTTTGGGGGCATCCGCGTCCGGCAGGTAGGCCGCCGAGGCCGACAGGGTATAGGACGGACAGACAAAGGCGGCCACGGCTCGCTCTTCCATGGCCTCGGCCTTGCCCGTCTCGGGGTCGAGTCCCAGAGCATGGCGGCCGGGCAGGAGATACACGTCGCTGCCTTCGGGCAGGGGAATGAGCTCGTCCGGGCGGGGCAGGGTCAGTTCGCGGCCTCGGCGCACGAGCATGAGCAGGTCGGGATGGTCGTACACATTGCCGTCCGCATCCGCGAAAACCATGACGGGCTGGATTTTTTTGCTGCTCAAGGGGTTCTCCTTTAAAAAAAAGAAGGCAGAGGTGCGCGTGCACCTCTGCCCCAGTGTGTTCGAAAACCAGAGGGCGATTAACGCTTGGAGTACTGGAACCGGGCACGGGCAGCGCGCTGGCCGTACTTCTTTCTTTCCTTGACGCGGGAATCGCGGGTCAGGAAACCGGCGCGCTTGAGGACGCCGCGCATTTCCGGATCGAATTCGAGCAGGGCGCGGCTGATGCCGTGGCGCACGGCCTGAGCCTGTCCGGAAAGACCGCCGCCGGTGACGCGGCAGGCGATGTTGAATTTTTCGAGGGTCTTGGTCAGCTTCAGCGGCTGACGAATGATCATCTGCAACGTGGCCCGGGGAAAGTAATCACCCAGTTCGCGACCGTTGACAGTGATGGTCCCTGTGCCTTTATACAGTCTGGTCCGGGAAACGGATGTCTTTCTTTTGCCGGTACCGTAGAAGAAATCTTGACTCATAATCTTCTCCATCCCTGATTAGATGTCCAGCACTTCAGGCTGCTGTGCCTGGTGAGGATGTTCCGTGCCGGTGTATACTTTCAGTTTCTTGATCAGCTGAAAGCCCAATGCGCTTTTGGGCAGCATGCCTTTGACCGCCTTGGTGATGACCGTTTCCGGGCTTTTGACCATCATTTCTTCCAGAGTGGTCTCCCGAAGTCCGC is a genomic window of Desulfomicrobium baculatum DSM 4028 containing:
- a CDS encoding amidohydrolase; the encoded protein is MSILIKKVRLNGELVDVLIKGNRFDSIGTDVDSSADVVIDGSGKAILPSFHNAHTHAAMTLLRGYADDMDLHTWLADHIWPFEARLTEDDIYWGAKLACLEMIKSGTTFFADMYWHWKGTARAVTDMGMRAALSAAFFDFDDPVRAETMKRQVMDLHAASVAFPDRIQFILGPHAIYTVSSDSLRWLGEYANRHGLLVHLHLSETQKEVEDCLAKHGKRPVEYLHELGLLAPNLILAHAVWMTGKEMELLAGHGVQVVHCPVSNMKLCSGQFDYAAMQAHGVTVALGTDGCSSNNNLDMIEEMKIASLLAKVTSMDPTVFPAQEALDAATVNGARMYGLDAGCIASGKLADCILVDLEHVRMVPNHHLVSNLVYSANSSCVDTTICDGRVLMLGGKVEGEEEILAQVRATLARLNAPREPEGDACS
- a CDS encoding cob(I)yrinic acid a,c-diamide adenosyltransferase — translated: MLLIYTGNGKGKTSACVGQAIRALGQGLAVAFGQFMKRGDLAGEQTMLAELLGEDFLASGAGFFRDNDFDTHREKAAQLLRWADARVEQGVDMLILDETLYALHHGLLLEEEVRGLVQRCQDRGCHLVLSGRGAPAWMVELADIVSDITEVKHVYAKGGKARRGIEF
- the amrS gene encoding AmmeMemoRadiSam system radical SAM enzyme, translating into MDTPALLWRPLEGNTLQCQLCAHFCRIEEGARGQCGVRENRGGTLFSLSHDKVAALNLDPVEKKPLFHFLPGTKTLSLGTQGCNLACAFCQNASLSQPPRQGKALTGEKIPPREIVRMAQTSGAASIAYTYSEPTIFFELMLETATLAKEAGLANIMVSNGFQSPQCLDALGGLIQAVNIDIKSFRDDFYRDICAARLGPVLKNLVHMKKLGWHIEVTTLIIPELNDSDGELSDIARFVHDELGQDTPWHVSRFHPCHQMQGHAPTPLDTLKRAYDIGRAAGLSHVFVGNVPGSDLENTICPGCGQMVVERNGFTILRNRLRRGVCPGCGNVVIRAENLGKGD
- the purM gene encoding phosphoribosylformylglycinamidine cyclo-ligase; translation: MSQRDKAYKDAGVDIEAGNTFVSRIKSLVASTYTKGVVNDIGGFGGLFKPSMSMVNEPVLVASTDGVGTKLKLAFMFDRHDTVGIDLVAMSVNDIIVQGARPLFFLDYFATGKLDIDKAEAVIKGIVDGCKEAQCALIGGETAEMPDFYADGEYDLSGFCVGMVDNDKVVDGSSIGVGDIIIGLASSGVHSNGYSLVRKLYAQSGMQPTDIFPGTDQTVAEVLLTPTRIYVEAVRNVMRDWEIHGMVHVTGGGFYDNIVRILPKGVTAQIRFGSWSIPPVFEWLRTQGDLSWEEMLQIFNSGIGYIMVVKKDVAKDVVHRLGALKQDAWIIGEIVERAESEEQVRIDFPVADA
- a CDS encoding radical SAM protein — protein: MSSKKIQPVMVFADADGNVYDHPDLLMLVRRGRELTLPRPDELIPLPEGSDVYLLPGRHALGLDPETGKAEAMEERAVAAFVCPSYTLSASAAYLPDADAPKLPLFAYGAIGFAKDRFWVAATQVDKDRRQVFTQVAPERITKGAQDLLKRYPENRLIAHLSRCALTFCCPAAKNLALGRFEAPLPTARTCNARCYGCISHQPVDSGFPSSQNRIDFTPTAKEIVEIMQLHSKRAKNPVMSFGQGCEGEPLTEAALLTDAIALFRSSGGRGTVNINTNASLPDTIPGLAKAGLDSIRVSMNSARESVYNSYYRPHGYTFADVCRTIATAKEHGLFVSLNYLFFPGVNDVESELEALTGLVSSARPDYIQMRNLSLDPELYLGCVGDPTEPSMGLGNFMKRLKKACPWINYGYFNPYLENGTPLLWT
- the rpsI gene encoding 30S ribosomal protein S9, with product MSQDFFYGTGKRKTSVSRTRLYKGTGTITVNGRELGDYFPRATLQMIIRQPLKLTKTLEKFNIACRVTGGGLSGQAQAVRHGISRALLEFDPEMRGVLKRAGFLTRDSRVKERKKYGQRAARARFQYSKR